A genomic window from Bacteroidota bacterium includes:
- the mnmA gene encoding tRNA 2-thiouridine(34) synthase MnmA, with product MKGRVLVAMSGGIDSSVTAALLHHAGYEVIGITMKTWDYAQSGGNKKETGCCSLDSINDARQLAVDLGFPHYIIDIREEFGDSVIQNFVDEYIAGRTPNPCVLCNTHIKWEALLRRADKLGCHYIATGHYAQLKEIDGRIVIHKGVDAAKDQSYVLWGLGQAVLRRTLFPVGGYEKTKIRQMAADWGYAALASKPDSYEICFIPDNDYRGFLRRREPELARLEGGPLVRVDGKPMGTHMGYPFYTVGQRKGLPALGEPYYVVRIEPDSNTVVVGKEEDLLDHSLTVRRLNLVKLAEIPAEGLATRTKIRYNDPGAAATLYPGATPDTARVVFEEPVKAITPGQSAVFYAGDQWDEVVGGGWIENSTRVARPHLGQYVQQ from the coding sequence ATGAAAGGGAGAGTACTGGTAGCCATGAGCGGGGGCATAGACAGCAGCGTAACCGCTGCCCTGCTACACCACGCCGGCTATGAGGTGATCGGCATCACCATGAAAACCTGGGACTATGCCCAGAGCGGGGGAAACAAAAAAGAAACCGGCTGCTGTAGCCTGGATAGCATAAATGATGCGCGGCAGCTGGCTGTGGATCTGGGTTTTCCGCACTACATCATAGACATCCGCGAGGAGTTTGGCGACTCGGTCATCCAGAACTTTGTAGACGAATACATAGCTGGGCGAACCCCAAACCCCTGTGTGCTATGCAATACCCATATAAAGTGGGAAGCCCTGCTGCGGCGGGCCGATAAACTGGGGTGCCACTACATAGCCACCGGCCACTACGCACAGCTGAAGGAGATAGACGGCCGTATAGTAATCCACAAGGGCGTAGATGCTGCCAAAGACCAGAGCTATGTGCTCTGGGGCCTCGGCCAGGCTGTTCTGCGGCGCACCCTGTTCCCCGTAGGGGGATACGAAAAGACCAAAATACGCCAAATGGCCGCCGACTGGGGCTATGCGGCCCTGGCCAGCAAGCCCGATAGCTACGAAATCTGCTTTATCCCCGACAATGACTACCGGGGCTTCCTTCGGCGGCGAGAGCCCGAGCTCGCCAGGCTGGAGGGCGGCCCGCTGGTGCGGGTAGATGGTAAGCCGATGGGCACCCACATGGGCTACCCCTTCTACACGGTGGGGCAGCGCAAGGGCCTGCCTGCCCTGGGCGAACCCTACTACGTGGTGCGCATAGAGCCAGACAGCAATACCGTGGTGGTAGGGAAGGAAGAAGACCTGCTGGACCATAGCCTGACTGTGCGGCGGCTCAACCTGGTTAAGCTGGCCGAGATTCCGGCAGAGGGCCTGGCCACCCGCACCAAGATCCGCTACAACGACCCCGGTGCCGCAGCCACACTCTATCCGGGTGCTACGCCGGATACCGCCCGTGTCGTCTTTGAGGAACCCGTAAAGGCTATTACCCCCGGCCAGAGTGCCGTATTCTATGCCGGAGACCAGTGGGACGAGGTGGTGGGCGGCGGCTGGATTGAAAACAGCACGCGGGTAGCCCGCCCCCACCTAGGGCAGTATGTGCAGCAGTAG
- a CDS encoding S8 family serine peptidase, protein MRINTCLYISLLWIIGSYTSISRAQQPDQQPGWIPGMAVLKVRPEHRSHCALNDISLPAVQLAFQKLGVVRVEKKYPRAPAISDIQLKRNPRLVDLTLTYNIYFDEQADVLRICQQLTKLGVLAYAEPEYISYPLAYVPNDPLVGSSGQAWLNVVQATQAWDLARGDTNIVIGVVDASCNWDHEDLNGSLKRNSLDPINGTDDDNDGYIDNYAGWDFVGTDARAVPGAFITILPDNNTRVNPTPPAGSTLSPVVNHGTATTSIAAAKTDNGIGMAGAGFNCKFLPTKHMHDYNGGGLYFTTDGIFYAATHGAHVINMSYGSRAYSQNTQDVVNFATFNEDCALVAAAGNSITEQVTYPASYENVLSVTSTDNSDVLTNAYGPRVDVSAPGGTTTAGFNNGYGGGGGQFTSFSAPVAAGLVGLVRARFPTYTALQALERVRVTSDDVYALNTNPAYANKMGKGRVNFLKALTLSSPSIRLIQHAFRDGNDNYIQPGEAFEIRATFKNFLDPASNATIQITTTDPYVSAQSTSYTAGAFAALAEKVSPNGTFAFTAAANTPRNHSVTFRITYQDGFYTDFELVTLRINEVFQTVASRNVSTSVGVDGKWGQNPYSPNQWLGRGWQYEDFSDYLWEGGFLLGTGPTELANNLRITGGKTDSHFVAAGNPLPVLNPLRSDVEIRTQWNDSRLPTNPKEFQVSHYAYGFDEEVFGRMVLYRYVIKNPKVFSISNVYAALAADWDFNSNALQDTAGYDAGRRLLYSWGVDNIGQREGCNAYMGMVLLTDDYPVQARTVDVSTFSFNMADKFAAISSGTSQASRQGVDVYQFLGVGPTTVFANDSIELAYALISACSLAELQDLADTALFRYGCLFKQNALTVVVPQNPTGCETVTVQMNTPGATRHTWSPGTLPEGNTQVFHTSGIYRVQAHDAAGCVVEKEIQVTVLPTPQPSITLNDTLLSMADGAVLNFSEGADPSLSRTWSFGNGFGFSGRSGSYAFSRPGSYTVAVTVGNGTCTAMRDTTVRVVLSKTTSRTNATGARSLQLYPNPTQQRSFFIQPPLPGAEATMLLVDALGRVAYQQVLAPATHHEIQLPGQVAAGVYQVVVRQSGIQEQARLVVQ, encoded by the coding sequence ATGCGAATCAATACCTGCCTATACATTTCCTTGCTCTGGATCATCGGGTCGTACACTTCTATATCCCGGGCGCAGCAGCCCGACCAGCAGCCTGGGTGGATACCCGGCATGGCAGTGCTGAAGGTTAGGCCCGAACACCGGAGCCATTGCGCCCTGAATGACATTTCGCTCCCTGCCGTTCAGCTTGCATTTCAAAAGCTGGGCGTAGTACGGGTGGAGAAAAAGTATCCGAGGGCACCAGCGATTAGCGATATCCAGCTGAAGCGGAACCCCCGGCTGGTAGACCTGACGCTTACCTACAACATCTACTTTGACGAGCAGGCTGATGTGCTGCGGATCTGCCAACAGCTGACCAAGCTGGGGGTCCTTGCCTACGCAGAGCCGGAATACATAAGCTACCCCCTGGCCTATGTGCCAAACGACCCACTGGTGGGGTCTAGCGGGCAGGCATGGCTGAATGTGGTGCAGGCCACGCAGGCGTGGGACCTGGCCCGGGGCGACACAAACATTGTGATCGGCGTAGTGGATGCAAGCTGTAACTGGGACCACGAGGACCTGAACGGATCGCTGAAGCGCAACAGCCTGGACCCCATAAATGGGACAGATGATGATAACGATGGCTACATAGACAACTACGCCGGATGGGACTTTGTGGGTACCGATGCAAGGGCCGTACCGGGTGCGTTCATTACCATTTTGCCCGACAACAACACACGGGTGAACCCCACACCGCCTGCCGGTAGCACGCTGTCGCCAGTAGTAAACCATGGCACCGCCACTACCAGTATTGCAGCCGCAAAGACAGACAACGGCATCGGCATGGCGGGTGCAGGCTTCAACTGCAAATTTTTGCCCACCAAGCACATGCACGACTACAACGGAGGGGGGCTGTATTTCACTACCGACGGCATCTTCTATGCCGCTACCCATGGGGCACATGTCATCAACATGTCTTATGGATCCCGTGCTTATAGCCAGAATACCCAGGACGTGGTGAACTTTGCCACCTTCAACGAAGACTGCGCCCTGGTAGCAGCTGCCGGAAACAGCATAACGGAGCAGGTTACCTATCCGGCTTCGTACGAGAACGTGCTCTCTGTTACCTCCACCGATAATTCGGACGTGCTGACCAATGCGTACGGCCCACGTGTGGATGTGAGTGCCCCCGGGGGTACCACCACAGCGGGCTTCAACAATGGCTACGGGGGGGGCGGCGGCCAGTTCACCTCCTTTTCGGCACCTGTGGCAGCCGGCCTGGTGGGCCTGGTGCGCGCCCGGTTTCCCACATACACCGCCCTGCAAGCCCTGGAGCGGGTGCGGGTTACGAGCGATGATGTATATGCCCTGAACACCAACCCCGCCTATGCAAACAAAATGGGAAAAGGAAGGGTAAATTTCCTGAAAGCCCTAACCCTGAGCTCGCCCAGCATTCGCCTTATCCAGCACGCGTTTCGGGATGGAAACGACAACTATATACAGCCCGGCGAGGCTTTTGAGATACGGGCCACCTTCAAGAACTTTCTGGACCCGGCAAGTAATGCCACCATACAGATAACCACCACCGACCCCTACGTAAGCGCCCAAAGCACCAGCTACACTGCCGGGGCCTTTGCCGCGCTGGCCGAAAAGGTAAGTCCAAACGGAACCTTCGCCTTCACAGCAGCGGCCAACACGCCCCGCAATCATTCGGTTACCTTCCGCATCACGTATCAGGACGGGTTTTATACCGATTTCGAGCTGGTTACCCTCCGGATCAATGAGGTTTTCCAAACCGTTGCCTCGCGCAACGTTTCCACCTCTGTGGGGGTGGACGGAAAATGGGGGCAAAACCCTTACAGCCCGAATCAATGGCTGGGACGGGGATGGCAATACGAGGATTTTTCGGACTACCTGTGGGAAGGTGGCTTCCTGCTAGGCACCGGCCCTACGGAACTGGCGAACAACCTGCGCATAACCGGCGGGAAAACCGATAGCCACTTTGTGGCGGCGGGCAACCCCCTGCCGGTGCTGAACCCGCTACGCTCGGACGTAGAGATCCGGACGCAGTGGAATGACAGCCGGCTACCTACAAACCCGAAGGAATTCCAGGTATCGCACTACGCCTATGGCTTTGACGAAGAGGTGTTTGGCCGGATGGTGCTCTACCGCTACGTGATAAAGAACCCCAAGGTATTCAGTATCAGCAATGTGTATGCTGCCCTGGCTGCCGACTGGGACTTTAACAGCAACGCCCTGCAAGACACTGCCGGCTACGACGCGGGCAGGCGCCTGCTGTACAGCTGGGGGGTGGACAACATTGGCCAGCGCGAAGGCTGTAATGCCTACATGGGCATGGTGCTGCTAACAGATGACTACCCGGTACAGGCCCGCACGGTAGACGTGAGCACCTTTTCCTTCAATATGGCAGACAAGTTTGCCGCCATCAGCAGTGGTACCAGCCAGGCCAGCCGGCAGGGTGTGGATGTATATCAGTTTTTGGGGGTAGGGCCCACCACAGTCTTTGCCAACGACAGCATAGAGCTGGCCTATGCCCTCATATCGGCCTGTAGCCTGGCCGAGCTGCAGGACCTGGCCGATACAGCCCTCTTCCGATACGGCTGCCTGTTCAAGCAGAACGCGCTGACGGTAGTGGTGCCACAAAACCCCACAGGCTGCGAAACTGTGACCGTGCAAATGAACACGCCCGGTGCCACCCGCCACACCTGGAGCCCGGGTACGCTGCCCGAGGGGAATACCCAAGTGTTTCACACATCGGGCATCTACCGGGTTCAGGCCCACGACGCAGCCGGGTGTGTGGTAGAAAAGGAAATACAGGTAACCGTATTGCCCACGCCACAGCCCAGCATTACACTGAATGACACCCTGCTTAGCATGGCCGATGGAGCTGTGCTCAACTTCTCCGAAGGGGCAGACCCCTCGCTGAGCCGTACCTGGAGCTTTGGCAATGGCTTTGGCTTCTCGGGCAGGAGTGGCAGCTACGCGTTCTCAAGGCCGGGCAGCTACACCGTAGCCGTAACCGTAGGCAATGGCACCTGCACCGCTATGCGCGACACCACGGTGCGTGTAGTACTGAGCAAGACGACAAGCCGAACCAATGCCACAGGGGCACGCAGCCTGCAGCTGTATCCCAACCCTACGCAGCAGCGTAGCTTCTTCATACAGCCCCCGCTGCCCGGTGCCGAGGCTACCATGCTACTGGTAGACGCGCTGGGGCGGGTAGCCTACCAGCAGGTACTAGCCCCTGCCACACACCACGAGATCCAGCTGCCGGGGCAGGTGGCCGCAGGGGTGTATCAGGTAGTGGTGCGTCAATCGGGCATACAGGAGCAGGCCCGGCTGGTGGTGCAGTAG
- a CDS encoding TerC family protein, giving the protein MDIQHLELFGFFNVMVFTLLMLDLFVFHRKSHVVSVREALIWTAFWIVLSLGLYVLIYFYYGDWVALEPGRTSQDAAHEFLAAYLIEKSLSVDNLFIFLIIFSRFRLPTAYQHKVLFWGIMGAIIMRVAFIFAGVELIHRFEWLMYIFGGFLIYTGFKLLKESEPEIDLEKNPFLQLARRIMPLTTEYSGGRFFARYNGVRHATPMFLVLILVESTDLLFALDSIPAVLGMSNDFLIIYSSNIMAILGLRSLYFALAGIMRYFRYLNIGLSVILIFIGLKMILAMDFLIERGFGYKIDTHYSLLVVGSILAVAILASVLNPLKKDEEGSLLPEPLPEQDPDAEPLPKPSESAQVKN; this is encoded by the coding sequence ATGGATATTCAGCATCTAGAGTTATTCGGCTTCTTCAATGTGATGGTCTTTACCCTGCTTATGCTGGATTTGTTTGTTTTCCATCGTAAGAGTCATGTTGTTTCCGTGCGCGAGGCCCTTATTTGGACCGCTTTCTGGATCGTGCTGTCTCTGGGGCTCTACGTACTTATTTATTTCTACTACGGAGACTGGGTGGCACTGGAGCCGGGGCGTACCAGCCAGGATGCAGCCCATGAGTTTTTGGCTGCCTACCTGATAGAGAAATCGCTGAGCGTAGACAATCTCTTCATCTTCCTCATCATTTTCTCCCGTTTTCGCCTCCCAACTGCCTATCAGCACAAGGTGCTGTTCTGGGGCATTATGGGCGCTATTATCATGCGGGTGGCCTTCATCTTTGCCGGTGTGGAGCTCATCCACCGCTTTGAGTGGCTGATGTATATCTTCGGCGGTTTTTTGATCTACACGGGCTTCAAGCTGCTGAAGGAGAGCGAGCCCGAGATAGATCTGGAGAAAAACCCCTTTCTGCAGCTGGCGCGGCGCATTATGCCCCTCACTACAGAGTATTCCGGCGGTCGTTTCTTTGCCCGCTACAATGGGGTGCGCCACGCCACACCCATGTTTCTCGTTCTTATCCTGGTAGAGAGCACCGACCTGCTTTTTGCCCTGGACTCCATTCCTGCCGTACTGGGCATGTCAAATGACTTTTTGATCATCTACAGCTCCAATATTATGGCCATACTGGGGCTTCGGAGCCTCTATTTTGCCCTGGCTGGCATTATGCGCTATTTCCGTTACCTGAACATCGGACTTTCTGTCATCCTGATATTCATTGGCCTCAAGATGATATTGGCCATGGACTTTTTGATAGAACGGGGCTTTGGGTACAAGATCGACACCCATTATTCCCTTCTGGTTGTGGGTAGTATCCTGGCGGTGGCTATTCTGGCCAGCGTACTGAATCCGCTCAAAAAGGACGAAGAGGGCTCTCTGCTGCCCGAGCCCCTGCCCGAGCAGGACCCGGACGCAGAGCCGCTGCCAAAGCCTTCGGAGTCTGCCCAGGTTAAGAACTAG
- a CDS encoding SPFH domain-containing protein: MIEQIVVYALLALLGLIVVFGSFYIVTQQTVAIVERFGRFRAIGRPGLNLKLPLIDRVVARMSMRVMQLEVTVETKTRDDVFVTIQVSVQYLVMPERVYDAYYRLSNVHDQVTSYVFDVVRARVPEMPLDDVFGKKDEIATAVKAELEETMNDFGYRILYALVTDINPDDKVKQAMNEINAATRLRIAANEKGEADKILKVKAAQADAESKALQGKGVADQRMAIIEGLQQSIQEFEATIKGSNAQEIMTLVLMTQYFDTLQAVAEHSNNTTIMIPSTPGGLGDLTEQIRSTLIMANQVPGPGTAGKA; this comes from the coding sequence ATGATCGAACAAATTGTTGTATACGCACTGCTGGCTCTTCTGGGCCTTATTGTTGTTTTTGGCAGCTTCTACATCGTTACGCAGCAGACGGTAGCCATCGTGGAGCGCTTCGGACGCTTCCGGGCGATAGGGCGGCCAGGGCTAAACCTGAAGCTCCCGCTGATAGACCGCGTAGTAGCCCGCATGTCCATGCGGGTAATGCAGCTGGAAGTAACGGTGGAGACCAAAACCCGGGACGATGTGTTTGTAACCATACAGGTGAGCGTGCAGTACCTGGTGATGCCCGAGCGTGTGTATGATGCCTACTACCGCCTGAGCAATGTGCACGACCAGGTAACGAGCTATGTATTCGACGTAGTGCGTGCCCGTGTACCCGAGATGCCGCTGGACGACGTTTTTGGCAAAAAAGACGAGATAGCCACCGCCGTGAAGGCAGAACTGGAAGAAACCATGAACGACTTTGGCTACCGCATCCTGTATGCCCTGGTTACGGACATCAATCCGGACGATAAGGTGAAGCAGGCCATGAACGAGATAAATGCGGCTACCCGCCTGCGCATAGCCGCCAATGAGAAAGGCGAGGCCGACAAGATCCTGAAAGTGAAGGCCGCCCAGGCCGATGCCGAGAGCAAGGCCCTGCAGGGAAAAGGGGTGGCAGACCAGCGAATGGCCATCATAGAGGGCCTGCAGCAGAGCATACAGGAGTTTGAGGCTACCATAAAGGGCAGCAACGCCCAAGAGATCATGACCCTGGTGCTGATGACCCAGTACTTTGACACCCTGCAGGCCGTGGCCGAGCACAGCAACAACACCACCATCATGATACCCAGCACGCCCGGTGGCCTGGGAGACCTGACAGAGCAGATCCGTAGCACCCTCATCATGGCAAACCAGGTGCCTGGGCCAGGCACAGCGGGCAAAGCCTAG